A portion of the Lolium rigidum isolate FL_2022 chromosome 1, APGP_CSIRO_Lrig_0.1, whole genome shotgun sequence genome contains these proteins:
- the LOC124684422 gene encoding 14 kDa zinc-binding protein-like: MAATAAAATLAAATSSFLRRSPLLRPHGFRVARDFAPRRFVRQAASSTNEEAAARAAAATADTGGPTIFDKIIAKEIPSSIVYEDEKVLAFRDINPQAPVHVLVIPKLRDGLTGLDKAEPRHADILGQLLYAAKVVAEKEGVADGYRVVINNGAEGCQSVYHLHVHVLGGRQMKWPPG; encoded by the exons ATGGCGGCCACGGCCGCGGCGGCGACGCTCGCGGCGGCCACCTCCTCCTTCCTCCG GCGCTCCCCCTTGCTGCGGCCGCACGGGTTCCGGGTCGCCCGCGACTTCGCTCCCCGAAG GTTTGTGCGCCAAGCTGCTTCATCAACGAATGAAGAGGCTGCTGCCAGAGCAGCGGCAGCGACTGCTGATACTGGTGGACCAACCAT TTTTGACAAAATCATTGCAAAGGAAATCCCTTCAAGCATTGTATATGAGGATGAGAAAGTGTTGGCATTTAGAGATATTAATCCACAAGCTCCTGTGCATGTTCTTGTCATCCCAAAGCTAAGAGATGGGCTAACTGGGCTTGATAAG GCTGAACCAAGGCATGCTGATATTCTGGGGCAGCTTCTTTATGCGGCAAAAGTAGTAGCTGAGAAGGAAGGCGTGGCAGATGGATACCGCGTCGTCATAaacaatggagcagaaggat GTCAATCGGTCTATCATCTGCACGTGCATGTACTTGGCGGACGGCAGATGAAATGGCCTCCTGGTTAA
- the LOC124684423 gene encoding BTB/POZ and MATH domain-containing protein 1-like, protein MANACTNLTGVVRLERQFKIDGFSLLTTTMSDSEFVKFRWDAGGFEWEIHCYPSTWVSGKYWVALTFMLFADAGTCNVRARLGCLLVHPRKLHNASHSEGSVTHVFKRPKDCSAKVLLVGRDSLPAPASFKDDYLTVQCTITIVKELPEAAKSVPAPSSNLHLHLGDLLESQTGADVTFLVSGETFAAHKLIIAARSPVFMAEFFGHMREASAGRVVIKDMDPQAFKAMLHFIYTDTVPELDQELEAVAMMAQHLLAAANRYGLDRLKVICEGKLAGGITVETAATTLALAQQHNCSHLKTKCVEFMVSTHAVLDSVVATEGYKHLEASCPSALTSIVISMRGRRN, encoded by the coding sequence ATGGCTAATGCCTGCACAAACCTCACCGGTGTCGTACGCTTGGAGCGACAGTTCAAGATTGACGGGTTCAGCCTGCTGACCACGACCATGTCCGACAGCGAGTTCGTCAAGTTCAGGTGGGATGCCGGAGGCTTCGAGTGGGAAATACATTGCTATCCCAGCACTTGGGTATCCGGTAAGTATTGGGTAGCACTGACGTTTATGCTCTTCGCTGACGCCGGCACTTGCAACGTGAGGGCCAGACTAGGTTGTCTCCTGGTACATCCGAGGAAGCTGCACAATGCATCCCACTCGGAAGGGAGTGTCACACACGTGTTCAAGCGTCCGAAAGACTGCTCAGCCAAAGTTTTGCTTGTAGGTAGAGACTCCCTACCGGCACCGGCTTCTTTCAAAGATGACTATCTGACCGTGCAGTGCACCATCACTATCGTCAAGGAACTTCCGGAAGCCGCAAAATCGGTTCCCGCACCATCCTCCAACCTGCACCTGCACCTTGGCGACCTCCTGGAGAGCCAGACGGGAGCCGACGTCACGTTTCTCGTCTCTGGCGAGACCTTCGCCGCGCACAAGCTCATAATAGCCGCGAGGTCTCCCGTATTCATGGCTGAGTTCTTCGGGCACATGAGGGAGGCGAGCGCTGGGCGTGTCGTCATCAAGGACATGGATCCGCAAGCGTTCAAGGCCATGCTGCACTTTATCTACACGGACACGGTTCCTGAGCTTGACCAGGAGCTGGAGGCCGTAGCGATGATGGCTCAGCACTTACTTGCAGCTGCTAACAGGTACGGGCTGGACAGGCTCAAGGTGATCTGCGAGGGCAAGCTCGCCGGTGGCATCACTGTCGAAACAGCCGCGACGACTCTGGCTCTGGCTCAGCAGCACAACTGCTCGCACCTCAAGACCAAGTGCGTTGAGTTCATGGTTAGCACTCATGCTGTCCTTGATTCTGTTGTGGCGACAGAGGGGTATAAGCATCTAGAGGCAAGCTGCCCTTCAGCGCTTACTAGCATCGTCATCTCCATGCGTGGGAGAAGGAATTGA
- the LOC124663721 gene encoding BTB/POZ and MATH domain-containing protein 2-like, whose protein sequence is MATNLTEAARAVRQLRIDGYSATTAMGEEDSIKSTWSVDGYEWEVSVYPARVRVPMDQVPWVAAALNLLSQGRTNVVRANLAARLIDRRGSLPASEQKSQARTFSGRKGFSSPVFVFLLPSRDLPASGYLWNDTLTVECTITVLKDMSVPTVPVSQVLPMPSSNLHQHLAELLRAGTGADVTFVVAGEAFPAHKAILAARSPVLMAEFFGHMRETSSGRVQVRGVAPAAFKAMLHFVYTDTVPELDQEVKTVVTSWAQHLLAAADRYGLDRLKLICEIKLSTGITVDTAAATLVLAEKHSCSHLKAKCVEFIVSTPAILDAVVATEGYRQLEASCPAAVTSIVISMRGRRN, encoded by the coding sequence ATGGCAACAAACCTCACGGAAGCTGCGCGCGCGGTGCGGCAGCTCAGGATCGATGGCTACAGCGCGACTACCGCCATGGGTGAGGAAGACTCCATCAAATCCACATGGAGCGTGGATGGGTACGAGTGGGAAGTCAGCGTCTACCCTGCAAGGGTACGCGTTCCCATGGATCAAGTTCCGTGGGTAGCAGCGGCGCTCAACCTTCTCAGCCAAGGCCGTACGAACGTCGTTAGGGCGAATCTAGCGGCCCGTTTGATTGATCGTCGAGGGTCACTTCCAGCATCCGAACAGAAGAGCCAGGCTAGAACGTTCAGTGGTCGCAAAGGCTTCTCATCTCCAGTCTTCGTTTTTCTTTTGCCGTCCCGTGATCTACCAGCGTCAGGCTACCTCTGGAATGATACTCTGACCGTGGAGTGCACGATCACGGTGCTCAAGGACATGTCGGTACCGACGGTCCCGGTGAGCCAGGTGCTGCCCATGCCATCCTCCAACTTGCACCAGCACCTCGCTGAGCTCCTGCGTGCCGGGACTGGAGCGGATGTCACATTCGTCGTGGCCGGCGAGGCATTTCCTGCTCACAAGGCCATACTTGCTGCAAGGTCCCCTGTACTCATGGCGGAGTTCTTCGGGCACATGAGGGAGACGAGCTCTGGACGTGTCCAGGTGCGGGGTGTTGCGCCGGCAGCCTTCAAGGCCATGCTGCACTTTGTCTACACCGACACTGTGCCTGAACTTGATCAGGAGGTGAAGACCGTGGTGACGTCATGGGCTCAGCATCTCCTTGCGGCTGCTGACAGGTATGGGCTTGACAGGCTCAAGCTGATTTGTGAAATAAAGCTTTCTACTGGCATCACCGTCGACACAGCAGCGGCGACTCTGGTTCTGGCTGAGAAGCACAGCTGCTCGCACCTCAAGGCCAAGTGCGTCGAATTTATCGTGAGCACTCCTGCGATCCTTGATGCTGTGGTGGCGACGGAGGGGTATAGGCAGCTGGAGGCAAGCTGCCCTGCAGCGGTTACTAGCATTGTCATCTCCATGCGTGGCAGAAGGAATTGA